A single genomic interval of Spirosoma taeanense harbors:
- the rocD gene encoding ornithine--oxo-acid transaminase has product METTTRPSATDQAMQLEWNYGAHNYHPIPAVLSRGEGIFVWDVEGKRYFDFLSAYSAVSQGHCHPRIINVMIQQAQRLTLTSRAFYNDKTGLCEKFLCEYFGYDKALLMNSGAEGGETALKLTRKWAYKVKGIPQNQAKTVYAAGNFWGRTLAAISSSTDPSSTNDFGPLLPGYIIIPYNDLNALEDTFRSDPNIAGFMVEPIQGEAGVVVPDEGYLRGVRDLCTQYNVLFIADEVQTGIGRTGKRIACDHEGVKPDLLVLGKALSGGTMPVSAVMTSNEVMLTIKPGEHGSTYGGNPLACVVTMEALRVVEDEKLAENATAMGEIFRDRMTALSRKTELVKSVRGKGLLNAIVIAERPDLGGETAWEICLKLKDNGLLTKPTHGDKIRFAPPLVINEDQMHEACDIIEKTILEF; this is encoded by the coding sequence ATGGAAACGACAACGCGCCCCTCGGCCACCGATCAGGCCATGCAATTGGAATGGAATTATGGAGCACACAACTACCATCCGATTCCGGCCGTGCTGTCGCGGGGCGAAGGCATTTTTGTTTGGGATGTAGAGGGCAAACGCTACTTCGACTTCCTGTCGGCCTATAGTGCCGTGAGTCAGGGCCACTGCCACCCGCGCATTATCAACGTCATGATTCAGCAGGCGCAGCGGCTGACGCTTACCTCGCGGGCGTTCTACAACGACAAAACCGGTTTGTGCGAGAAGTTTTTGTGCGAGTACTTCGGCTACGACAAAGCGCTGCTGATGAACTCCGGAGCCGAAGGGGGCGAAACCGCGCTGAAGCTGACCCGTAAATGGGCGTATAAAGTGAAAGGGATTCCGCAGAATCAGGCCAAAACGGTTTATGCCGCTGGCAACTTCTGGGGGCGAACGCTGGCCGCCATCTCGTCGTCAACAGACCCGAGCAGCACCAACGACTTCGGCCCGTTGCTGCCGGGCTATATCATCATTCCCTACAATGACCTTAATGCGCTGGAAGATACATTCAGGAGCGATCCGAATATTGCGGGCTTTATGGTCGAGCCGATTCAGGGTGAAGCGGGCGTTGTCGTGCCGGATGAGGGCTACCTGCGGGGCGTGCGCGACCTGTGTACCCAATACAATGTATTATTCATCGCGGATGAAGTGCAGACCGGTATCGGCCGGACGGGCAAGCGGATTGCCTGCGATCATGAAGGCGTAAAGCCGGATTTGCTCGTATTAGGCAAGGCGCTTTCGGGCGGGACCATGCCGGTGTCGGCGGTAATGACTTCCAACGAGGTGATGCTGACCATAAAACCGGGTGAACACGGCAGCACCTACGGCGGCAACCCGCTGGCCTGCGTCGTAACGATGGAAGCGCTTCGGGTGGTTGAAGACGAAAAATTAGCCGAAAACGCCACCGCGATGGGCGAAATTTTCCGCGACCGCATGACGGCCCTGAGCCGTAAGACGGAACTCGTCAAATCGGTGCGTGGTAAGGGCCTGCTCAACGCAATCGTCATTGCTGAACGGCCCGATCTGGGTGGCGAAACAGCCTGGGAAATCTGTTTGAAGTTGAAAGACAACGGCCTGCTGACCAAGCCCACGCATGGCGATAAGATTCGCTTTGCGCCCCCGCTCGTCATCAATGAAGATCAGATGCACGAAGCCTGCGATATAATCGAGAAGACGATTCTGGAATTTTAG
- a CDS encoding RluA family pseudouridine synthase: MKLNFEDLIVFENDDYILINKPPYVASLDERTTDRGGQSILRLAKAYHPDAQLGHRLDKETSGILAIAKNPEAYRHLAMQFEHREVTKRYHAVTNGVHDFDGISVYLPISPIKDGTAVRIDREKGKVAETIFNTLQAFRTTTLVECMPITGRMHQIRVHLMCLKAPIVNDPTYGGEPVYLSDVKRKFNLKQGTKELPLIQRVALHAYSLTFTLLNGEEQTFIAPYPKDFGVLVKQLEKFS; this comes from the coding sequence ATGAAACTGAATTTTGAAGATCTCATCGTGTTTGAAAACGATGACTACATACTCATCAACAAGCCGCCTTACGTAGCGTCGCTCGATGAGCGGACTACCGATCGGGGCGGGCAAAGCATTCTTCGGCTGGCCAAAGCGTATCATCCGGATGCGCAGCTTGGTCACCGCCTGGACAAAGAAACCTCGGGAATTCTGGCGATTGCCAAAAATCCGGAGGCTTACCGGCATCTGGCCATGCAATTTGAGCACCGGGAAGTAACGAAACGCTATCACGCCGTTACGAACGGCGTGCATGATTTCGACGGCATTTCGGTTTACCTACCTATCTCGCCCATTAAGGATGGTACCGCCGTTCGGATTGACCGGGAGAAAGGAAAAGTGGCCGAAACGATTTTCAATACGCTGCAGGCGTTTCGTACGACAACGCTGGTAGAGTGTATGCCCATCACGGGCCGGATGCACCAGATTCGGGTGCATCTAATGTGCCTGAAAGCGCCAATCGTCAACGATCCAACGTATGGCGGAGAACCCGTATATCTGTCAGACGTTAAGCGCAAATTCAATCTCAAGCAGGGCACCAAAGAGCTTCCGCTGATTCAGCGCGTTGCGTTGCATGCCTATTCGCTAACGTTTACCCTGTTGAACGGCGAAGAACAGACGTTTATAGCGCCTTACCCAAAAGATTTTGGTGTGTTGGTGAAGCAGTTGGAGAAATTTAGTTAG
- a CDS encoding DUF5522 domain-containing protein gives MPSHPPKKKIPGLADDDYYYTPEGFVVFTASYHLKRGYCCRNGCRHCPYGFKKKG, from the coding sequence ATGCCGTCTCACCCACCCAAGAAGAAAATACCAGGCTTAGCCGACGACGATTATTACTACACGCCCGAAGGCTTTGTTGTATTTACGGCCAGTTATCACCTGAAGCGCGGCTATTGCTGCCGTAATGGCTGCCGCCATTGCCCCTATGGTTTCAAAAAAAAGGGATAA
- a CDS encoding Dabb family protein yields the protein MFVHTVFFWLKHPENQDNHKALRAGLESLKGVKEISAAYIGTPAETRRPVIDHSYDFSLTFVFADKAAHDAYQVHPVHLEFVAECQHLWERVQVYDAVS from the coding sequence ATGTTCGTTCATACCGTTTTTTTCTGGCTTAAGCATCCTGAAAATCAGGACAATCACAAAGCCCTTCGTGCCGGTCTCGAATCCCTTAAGGGCGTGAAAGAAATTTCGGCGGCCTATATTGGCACGCCAGCCGAAACCCGCCGGCCGGTCATTGACCACTCGTACGATTTCTCGCTGACGTTCGTCTTTGCCGACAAAGCCGCTCACGATGCCTATCAGGTGCATCCGGTCCACCTGGAGTTTGTGGCCGAGTGTCAGCACCTCTGGGAGCGGGTACAGGTTTATGATGCCGTAAGCTAA
- a CDS encoding tetratricopeptide repeat protein yields the protein MNTSHRFCGNQQLIGWIGSLGLALWLVTTPVLAQRKRDKAEPATDKPSSGSTTTVRMEEETLFAEGMRYLMTDEPTKAIAQFSKVLQKNPSNAAAQYSTANALLKSGKTAEAIPFAAKAYALDNTNKFYALLLAEIYVKQKRYGEAEDLYESLLKKGTENAEYGVELAAIYLFDDKPDKALDAYNRVERELGMNEEITRQKQRIYLKQNKIDKAIEEAEKLVASEPGDPDYLLEGAELLIANDRSDQAITWIDRALKLNADLPQAHVLLADIYRKKGDMARVSKELNQVFANPNLEAGLKARILSSYVGMTGENPNARQDALKLAQDLAKAHPNDPKSQVMVADLLMQQGKKTEARDAYAKAARLDGSVYEVWGALLQLDGELNQVDSLLVHSEKALEVFPTQGLFWYSNGSANLYKRKYQQAIDALEESQKLLAATANNELKKGIQAQLGDAYNGLGEYAKSDEAYEAVLKVDPLNDHVLNNYSYFLSLRKENLPRAIQLAQKLVERHPTNATYLDTYAWVLYVSKDYAKARQYLEKALADPAGASGTIIEHYGDVLFQLGQADKALEQWKRAKAKGGAGPDIDKKIATGKL from the coding sequence ATGAACACCTCACATAGATTTTGCGGCAACCAACAACTGATTGGATGGATAGGCAGTCTGGGACTGGCGCTCTGGCTTGTTACGACCCCCGTTCTGGCCCAGCGCAAGCGTGATAAAGCCGAACCGGCAACGGACAAACCCAGCTCTGGCTCGACCACTACGGTTCGCATGGAGGAAGAGACTCTTTTTGCCGAAGGGATGCGCTACCTGATGACCGACGAGCCCACGAAAGCCATTGCGCAGTTTAGCAAAGTCCTGCAAAAGAATCCGAGTAACGCTGCGGCTCAATACTCGACGGCCAACGCCCTGCTGAAATCGGGCAAAACGGCCGAAGCCATTCCTTTCGCAGCCAAAGCCTACGCGCTTGATAATACCAACAAGTTCTATGCCTTGCTGCTAGCCGAAATTTACGTAAAGCAGAAACGTTATGGCGAGGCCGAAGATCTGTATGAGTCGCTGCTGAAAAAAGGTACTGAGAACGCCGAGTATGGCGTTGAACTGGCCGCGATCTATCTGTTTGACGACAAACCCGACAAGGCGCTGGACGCCTATAACCGGGTCGAACGTGAATTGGGGATGAACGAAGAAATCACCCGGCAGAAGCAGCGGATCTACCTGAAGCAGAACAAAATTGACAAGGCTATTGAGGAAGCCGAAAAGCTCGTGGCTTCTGAACCCGGCGATCCGGATTACCTGCTCGAAGGCGCCGAACTACTCATTGCCAACGACCGCTCCGACCAGGCAATCACCTGGATTGACCGCGCCCTGAAACTAAACGCCGATTTACCCCAGGCGCACGTATTGCTGGCGGATATTTACCGGAAGAAGGGGGACATGGCCCGCGTCAGCAAAGAGCTGAACCAGGTGTTTGCCAATCCGAACCTCGAAGCTGGTCTGAAAGCTCGGATTCTGTCGAGTTACGTCGGCATGACGGGCGAAAACCCGAACGCCCGGCAGGATGCGCTGAAACTGGCGCAGGACTTGGCCAAAGCCCATCCCAACGACCCAAAGTCGCAGGTGATGGTTGCCGATCTGCTCATGCAGCAGGGAAAGAAAACAGAAGCCCGCGATGCGTATGCCAAAGCCGCCCGTCTAGACGGATCGGTGTATGAAGTGTGGGGCGCTCTGCTCCAGTTAGACGGCGAGCTGAACCAGGTCGATAGCTTGCTGGTACATTCCGAAAAAGCCCTCGAAGTATTTCCCACGCAGGGTTTGTTCTGGTACTCCAACGGCTCGGCAAACCTGTATAAGCGAAAATACCAGCAGGCCATTGATGCCCTCGAAGAAAGTCAGAAACTTCTGGCCGCTACCGCCAACAACGAGTTGAAGAAAGGCATTCAGGCGCAGTTAGGTGACGCTTATAACGGCCTGGGCGAATACGCCAAATCCGACGAAGCGTACGAAGCCGTGCTGAAGGTCGATCCACTGAACGACCACGTGCTGAACAACTACAGTTATTTCCTGTCCTTACGGAAAGAAAACCTGCCCCGTGCCATTCAGCTGGCTCAGAAGCTCGTCGAGCGTCACCCAACCAACGCAACGTATCTGGATACGTATGCCTGGGTACTGTACGTCTCGAAAGATTATGCCAAAGCGCGGCAGTATCTGGAGAAAGCGCTGGCCGATCCGGCGGGTGCCAGCGGCACAATCATCGAGCACTACGGCGACGTTCTTTTCCAACTGGGTCAGGCTGACAAAGCGCTGGAGCAATGGAAACGCGCTAAAGCAAAAGGTGGCGCAGGTCCCGACATAGACAAAAAGATTGCCACCGGTAAGTTGTAA
- a CDS encoding Ohr family peroxiredoxin produces the protein MDILYTATVSNVGGRDGDVKSLDGVLELDVKRPVEMHGEGGAANPEMLFAAAYSSCYNGALMAVAERRKVILPEHAVEVSISLNKEGNNMFLSGKITVKAPNMDKDELQQLAETAHAVCPYSKAVKGNMDMKIEVMV, from the coding sequence ATGGATATTCTGTATACTGCCACCGTCAGCAATGTCGGTGGACGCGATGGCGACGTGAAGTCGCTGGATGGTGTTTTGGAGTTAGACGTAAAACGTCCTGTTGAGATGCATGGCGAAGGGGGCGCGGCCAACCCCGAGATGCTGTTTGCGGCTGCTTACAGCTCGTGTTACAACGGCGCACTGATGGCCGTTGCCGAACGCCGAAAAGTTATTTTACCCGAACATGCCGTTGAGGTAAGTATTTCTCTCAACAAGGAAGGCAACAACATGTTCCTGTCCGGTAAGATTACCGTAAAAGCCCCGAACATGGATAAAGACGAGCTTCAGCAACTAGCCGAAACGGCCCACGCCGTCTGTCCTTATTCCAAAGCGGTGAAGGGAAATATGGATATGAAAATTGAAGTGATGGTCTAA
- the rpmB gene encoding 50S ribosomal protein L28, translated as MARVCQITGKRTRTGNNVSHANNKTKRKFFPNLQKKRFFVESTGEWVTLRVATSAIKTINKNGLEATLRKAHERGTLSL; from the coding sequence ATGGCCAGAGTTTGTCAAATCACAGGAAAACGCACGCGGACGGGTAATAACGTATCGCACGCCAATAATAAAACGAAGCGTAAATTCTTCCCGAACCTGCAAAAGAAGCGGTTCTTCGTTGAATCAACCGGCGAATGGGTTACGCTCAGAGTAGCTACCTCTGCTATCAAGACCATCAATAAAAACGGTCTGGAAGCAACGCTGCGTAAAGCCCACGAGCGCGGCACGCTGTCGCTGTAG
- a CDS encoding DUF4292 domain-containing protein produces MNKYLLFAFLLSLLLNSEGCRRRQLSRSSGSVTNPSAPTRVDSSVAVRPVPASPVDSTIASRPSRPGIEEARANVAEIDFRYLTAKSKISFKGPEQDIDNANINIRVRKDSLIWLSISKLGIEAVRGLISRDSILIVDKIHKQYSVYDFPTLSRQFNFQMNFELLQALIVGNLPLPRRPAQKIKNERDYLLLRQSEGKVLVENYIGEQDRKLKKLMLTEQPTKNTLRLDYEDFTSLNNFLFPYTSLVTLDYKSKTDGQFYQTLLQIKHSKVELVEKNPGFPFNIPASYQRQP; encoded by the coding sequence ATGAATAAATACCTGTTATTTGCTTTTCTGCTGAGCTTGCTGCTGAACTCGGAAGGTTGTCGACGCCGACAGCTATCCCGTTCGAGCGGCTCTGTAACAAATCCTTCTGCACCCACTCGCGTTGACTCGTCTGTAGCTGTCCGCCCGGTTCCGGCCAGCCCCGTTGACTCTACAATCGCATCACGGCCCAGCCGCCCCGGCATTGAAGAAGCCCGGGCCAACGTGGCGGAAATTGATTTTCGTTACCTGACCGCCAAGTCAAAAATTTCATTTAAGGGTCCTGAACAGGATATTGATAATGCCAATATCAACATCCGGGTACGTAAAGACAGCCTCATCTGGTTATCGATCTCTAAGCTGGGAATCGAAGCGGTTCGTGGCCTAATTAGCCGCGATTCAATCCTTATCGTTGACAAAATTCATAAGCAGTATTCTGTTTACGACTTCCCGACGCTGAGCCGCCAGTTCAATTTTCAGATGAATTTTGAATTGCTGCAAGCCCTCATTGTTGGCAATCTTCCCTTACCGCGACGTCCTGCACAGAAGATAAAAAACGAACGGGATTACCTGTTGCTACGGCAAAGTGAGGGCAAAGTTCTAGTCGAGAATTATATTGGCGAACAGGATCGGAAACTCAAAAAACTGATGCTGACCGAGCAGCCAACTAAAAATACACTCCGGTTAGACTACGAAGATTTTACTTCGCTCAATAATTTTCTGTTTCCGTACACCAGTCTGGTAACGCTCGACTACAAATCAAAAACCGACGGGCAGTTCTATCAGACCCTCCTGCAGATCAAGCACAGCAAAGTTGAACTGGTGGAAAAAAATCCAGGGTTTCCGTTTAACATCCCGGCTAGCTACCAGCGCCAGCCGTAA